In the Candidatus Zixiibacteriota bacterium genome, CGCATCGGCCATAATCCATCTGGAGAAGAAATTCGGCCGCATTGAGTTGGAAACGGAGGAATTGGATTTCACCCACACCGATTACTATCAGGAAGAAATGGGCGAGAACCTGAAACGGAAATTCTTTGCCTTTGAGCGACTGGTGCCAAGAGACCGTCTGGCCGAAATCAAAAGCTGGACAAATGAACTGGAGGCCAAATTCGGCGATAAGGTCGGCGATTTCGTATTCCGGACGGTCAATCTTGACCCCGGCCTGCTCACTCTCGCGGGACTGACTTTAGCCTCGACCAAGGATTTTGCCCATCGCATCTATCTATCTGATGGCATATATGCCGAAAAGACGCTTATTTATCAGAATAAGGTCTTCACCACTCTTCCCTGGACATACGCGGACTACCGGGAGACGCGAGTGCTCGAGTTTCTCAGTCAGATAAGAGAGACAATGAAAAGGATGGAGTTTGAAGATTAGCGTTTTTTTATTGTTCGTGCTTCTGCTTCTTATGGGCGGATGCGACGATTACT is a window encoding:
- a CDS encoding DUF4416 family protein codes for the protein MGRIKKPLPAKLIVSAIYSHPEAVASAIIHLEKKFGRIELETEELDFTHTDYYQEEMGENLKRKFFAFERLVPRDRLAEIKSWTNELEAKFGDKVGDFVFRTVNLDPGLLTLAGLTLASTKDFAHRIYLSDGIYAEKTLIYQNKVFTTLPWTYADYRETRVLEFLSQIRETMKRMEFED